A genomic region of Pogoniulus pusillus isolate bPogPus1 chromosome 35, bPogPus1.pri, whole genome shotgun sequence contains the following coding sequences:
- the AK1 gene encoding adenylate kinase isoenzyme 1 isoform X2: MSTEKLKHHKIIFVVGGPGSGKGTQCEKIVQKYGYTHLSTGDLLRAEVSSGSERGKKLQAIMEKGELVPLDTVLDMLRDAMVAKADVSKGFLIDGYPREVKQGEEFEKKIAPPTLLLYVDAGKETMVKRLLKRGETSGRVDDNEETIKKRLETYYKATEPVIAFYKSRGIVRQLNAEASVDEVFQQVCTHLDSL; this comes from the exons aaaAACTCAAGCACCACAAAATCATCTTCGTGGTGG GTGGCCCTGGCTCAGGGAAGGGGACCCAGTGTGAGAAGATTGTGCAGAAGTATGGCTACACCCACCTGTCCACGGGGGACCTGCTGCGGGCAGAGGTCAGCTCAGGCTCGGAGCGGGGCAAGAAGCTGCAGGCCATCATGGAGAAGGGCGAGCTGGTACCCCTG GACACAGTGCTGGACATGCTGAGGGATGCCATGGTGGCCAAAGCAGACGTGTCCAAGGGCTTCCTCATTGACGGCTACCCCCGCGAGGTGAAGCAGGGAGAAGAGTTTGAGAAGAAG ATCGCCCCCCCCACGCTGCTGCTCTATGTGGATGCGGGGAAGGAGACAATGGTGAAACGCTTGCTGAAGCGAGGTGAGACCAGTGGGCGGGTGGATGACAACGAGGAGACCATCAAGAAGCGTTTAGAGACCTACTACAAGGCTACTGAGCCTGTCATTGCCTTCTACAAGAGCAGAGGCATCGTCCGCCAG CTCAACGCAGAGGCCTCCGTGGATGAGGTTTTCCAGCAGGTCTGCACCCACCTCGACAGCCTGTAG